The stretch of DNA GAATCAGAAAAATCTAGCTGATATTTTGACAGGAACTGAGATAAGTAAAACTGATCttgattcaattttacttccagtcaaataatttttctatgttttcgggcgttataaaaacatttttccttcaAAATACGAATTACACAAAGCACATCTGTTATTCTATTTGAGTCCATACAAACGGAAAAAACAGgatcaatgaataattattaaatgaaaataACTTGCTTAGGCGCTGTGAAACTTCGAACTGCTTGCTCAGCCGattgattttcgatttccaataCTGAACTTTCTGTCACCACATTTCGAGCAATCTGTAATTAGAATATTCCGACAGTATCAATCAGGATTGTATCATACAAACAGAAAAACTACCTTTGATATTTATCACAATATTTTGGTTCAGAGATTCAGGAATTCAGAATATCAGCAAattgaaaatcagaaaaattttccatttctacaaaacaaatcattcagaaaaattgaatttcagaGAATGATAAATTGTGAAAATACCGAAAATTGAAAACTCTGCTAAATTTTAGCTTCATTTTGCTTCGAAGTTTCCCTCACTCAGTTTTGTCTTTTGATTTTCTAGAAGTTTCAAATCGGAATTTTTGTGCAAaagatttattttgaattttttaaattttactttcaATTTTCGAGTCAATGAATTCTCcgaatttttcttcttttttttttaatttaactaAATTTagcaaattaaaaaatttataattcaaaattgcagctaattaaaaattataagatTGAAAGTTCAGAAAATTAGGCAATTAGGCATTAggctgaaaatttaaaaaaaattgaaattttaagaattgaaaattcgaaaagttaaattttcaaaacaataaaatattgaaataaaaattttttgcaCAAAAATtccgattgaaaaaaaatcaaaatcaaaagacAAAATTCAGAAAATCGAAGTATCGATAAGTACAAAAAAATTGGGAAATTTAAAAcccaaaaattctgaaaattaaaatttttgaaaatggaaaactaaaaaaaatgcaatttttggcatttcagaaaatttcaatttagaACTTCCGAACTGAATCAGAATCAATTGAatcaaaaaattgaaagttcaaaaaaacaaagtacaggtcggactcgattatccggagtattgaatttttttttcactccggataatcgagtcataaacaACAATTTTCTCTCAGTAAAAgtattataattatgatttgcacttatttattaaactgttttatctaggttgaccggttagtatgtttgtgactttgtaactttgtatgaagcgcagtaccacattaatagaaatttaaccagcTTCCTGtcgaccgattgatctgaaatttggaacacatctttatctctggtttcattataaaactgcgtattccatggtcttgaaaatccaagatggcggccgctacaaaatagcggattacatatgttcctaaaaccccatcaatatgggtatcgaatgaaaggacttgaGCAGTAAAACACAGCTatataagaaaaatataaatccaagatggtggctgctacaaaatggccaattacatattttctcaaaaccgctTCAATGTGGATATGtaagggcttgactaatagaacacagttgtttatgaacaatgtaaatccaagatggcggctactacaaaatggcggattacacattttctcagaaccctaattactaattactaattactttttaaatggtccCATTCagtttgacctgtttgtatctatgtttgaatgtttgtagggttgtcccgcattaatagaaaattgaacccgttcctgttgactgattgatcagaaatttggaagacacctttaattctcCTGTCATTAtcaaactacgtattccatgatcttgaaagatTCAATTTGGCCACCGCTAAAAAAaggctgaatgacttgacatgcagaacacgaaacataataaacaacatacatTCAAAAAGGTTGCCGCCagtaaatggtcgactatgtattttttgcaattccctcaatatccggtatcaaatgaaatgatttgactaatagaatacagtacatcgtgaaaatatcccgaagaaaattaggtaacaaataaacgttggatttccattatccacagttagttgtttcatcatattgtAACCAAACGTTGGGTTACAATAATGAATTTGGTGGGAAAGCCAACCGTGGGTTTGGACTTTACCGAtattgtacaaaaaaatgtaaaatatttgtttgtgcTGTCTTGTCATTTGAGAAATTTACAGTTCATGTCCACATCTTGTGTTTGACTTAATGTTTTTTCACAtatgacaataaaaaaaagtagtatTGGGAGTCTGTGATTAACTGTCGTAGAAAAGATGACGTATGAGTCCAATTTTTGCAATAAACCAAAAAAACAGTTAATCGCAGACCCCCAGGTTGGTGTTTCACAATagattattttttcgttagttagttttttttttgtatttatttactTAGTAGTAGGGAAgaaagatatttatttatttatttacttatttatatatttatttacttatttatttagttatctatttatttatttatttatttatttatttattcatctatttattcaattatttatttatttatacatcCAAAGTTTATTTACAATTGCGTGTTTGGtttattcagttcattgtttatttattcatttatatgCGGAAAGCAAGTGCTAGGTTTAATTGTCCAGGTATAGCATGCTGCCttaaatgtttatttattagTCGTGACACCAACCGAAACCAATAGTATTAAGTTGTGTTTGTATTGTCGGAGTAGTCGACGCCTTCTCTGTCATCTCATCGAAAGGGGGACGGCTCGGTGTATGAATTGGAAACGACCCTTAGTGGAAAAATACCAGGGAACCTGAATAGGGTCGAGAGCTTCAATAGGttgaaaaaatttcaaaagacGAGCAAAGAATTTAAAAAGGAAAGAAAAGCGTTGAGAGGAGAAAATTAGCGAGGATCCGGGAGTCTTCGCGAAGATTTGGAACAGCACGGACGCAGTTGTTATCGCTGCTGAAATTTTAAAAGAATCCCGCCACCTAAAAGGGATCCGGTTATCCGTGCTCGTGAGCTAGCATAGCAATTTCGCTAGGCTCTTAATAAGTGGTTCCGGAACCGtgtgtgaaaaaaatcacaagccgTCTCAACTCTCTGACCGACTAGTGTCGCCGGCCATCGTGACATCCGGCCGTGCGACGTGAGAAATAAATTTGATCCCCCATCGTCGTGTAACCGTCCCTGAGTCCTGCCGAAGCCGTCCCGTTCCCGCCATCGCTTGTTCCAGCCCTCGAAGAAGAACCGGAAGTCGACCAACGCAGTGAACGGCCGCAACGAAACCGGTGAGCTCGAgccataaaaaaaaccaaaatttgtaataaaacaaaaaaaatacatgtataaaaatcaatttatttcttaaGCGTGAATTGTGTGGCCATCCAAACCGCGGTGTCCTTTGTTTGTTAGGTTTTACGTAGCTAGTCTTGTTTTCCGCCAACGATAAAAAGTGTTGTAATTGTGCTTTTCCACCATTTTGTTCCGTGTTCCGTGTATCGAGTTATTGTTCGAAGTTTCCCCAGAGATCCCTCAACAGACGACCCAAGCTGCGTCGAAAGAACCAGCTAAATCAAGTAGAAAACTATCAATTGGCGCCCAACGAAAAATAGGCGGAAAAAGTGGTTTTCTTTATGGCCTgaagaaaatctttttttccgAATGGTCTCCGggggaaatttcaaaaaatttaaaattattttcaatactCGCGAAGTCGTCAGGTGAACGCATTATTCGGAAATCTACCTGGAGAAAGGTATTGATTAGTATGTGTGCGGATTATACAAAGTTAAGAACACAGTTCGTGTGAATGCCTCTAATTAAAGTTGTCGAATGGAGTCACAAATTAGTAGGGCGTCCCGGCTGCAAATTTAATAAAAACACTTGTCGAAAAAGTGAAGAGAATTCGGAACTGATTCGGTATTTCTAACATCACAATtacgtttgaaaaataaaaattcaaaaatcatatttttttttcctattttcaaatattgtgaattaatcctttttttttgcaatttttctattatttaatTCTACTTCTTCAATTAATTATCCTTGGTTACTATTTCTGATTAAATTTCTTTCATATTTTGCATTAAATTTTGAACACAACATTGGTaactttttatttataaaattttgtagaacaaaaagTGAATCATATTTTCTCGGCTTAGAATGGCATCTTCACGCAAGGAAGGTAAAAACGTTGCAACGCAAACTTCTTCGTGTCAGGTTCACCTTCAGCAACAGACTTCCTATCTGAACTCTAATCCTCATCATTTTCAGTTCGATGGTAACCCATCCATTCAAACAAATGGCCGCATTCAAGTGCCAAATTCTcacgacatttttcaaaatttttcttcACAACAGTATCCATTTTCATCACAAAGAAAAACTTCTAACGATAATTTAGTTCCCAGTTTCAATTCAGCGATTCCAAATGTTTCCCGCAATTCATTCCAAAATTTCCCAGAAAATGGACCTTTTCGAGAAAACATCAATATAAACTCCATACTTGCTTCGAATAATTTCCTGAACTGTCCTCCATATCAATTCCATTCATCAAATTACAATCGTCCTTTCCAATCGCGTCGTACTTTGCCAGTTTCGAAGTGGAACATAACAAAGTATAGTGGAGACGATCAGGGATTGAAATTAAACGAATTTTTAGAACTGGTTCAAGCCCTCTCGCAAGCTGAACAAGTATCTGAACAAGAACTTTTTGAGTCAGCGATTCATTTATTCGGAGGATCGGCTCTAAAATGGTACATGACTCAGCGATCGACTGGCAGATTGTTAAATTGGCAACATTTAGTGTTTGAGTTGCGAAAAACTTACATGCACCCAGATTTGGATGCattaattaaaatgaaaatttaccagCGACGCCAGCAAAAATTCGAGTCCTTCCATGAGTACTATTTTGAAATAGAGAAATTGTTTCGATGAGCGTACAAATACCTGATTATGAGAAAGTACAAATACTTCAACAAAACATGAGAGTGGATTACAAACGACAAATGACCTTTATTCCAATTATCGATCTTGAGACGCTGGTGGCTGCTGGTCAGAAGTTAGATGCTTTAAACTTCTCAGCATACAATAAAGTTTTCGGACCTGAGAAATCGGTCCAAGCTGTGGAAGGCGGACCCAAcgtgaaaaataaaaagaaattttCCCAGCAGCAAACGTCCGGACAGGTAGCGTTAGCACAACATCAGCAATATAGCCAGGGAAGAAGCAATCGGAACAGTGCACCACATTCCCTCAATTCACCTCCTCATCCTAAACCGTATCCAAATTCGAATATCAAAAACAACTCTATCCTTCAACCTGTTCAGAAAACTGCGAAGCCGATCATCGACTCACAAACGGCAGGACCTTCTGCACCCCGCCCACAGTTAACACTAGAAGAATTGGTGAATGGACATATCCCTCCACCATCCAATACTTGTTTTAACTGCGGTAGGGATGGACACCATTCGGTCATGTGCAGACAACCGCGTGGAATATTTTGTTTCAAGTGTGGGCTCAAAGGCTTCCCAACAAACTTTTGCCCGTTTTGCCTAAAAAACGGGTCACTGGCGGGCGAAAATCGCCGCTCGCAAAATCCCGAAGCGTAAGCCAATTTTCTTCTACAGAGTCTACTCTTTCTAGATTTTGGGAGTCAGTCACTCCTGACCACTACGCAGATTCCgctgaaatatataaaatttccTATCCATTTCTCAACGATAACCGACCGTACGTTTCAGTGAATATTCAAGGTTTATCGATTCAGGCTCTCTTAGACAGTTGTTggatataaaattgaattaatagTGTGAAATGTTTCCGCAATATTTCAACAGTGTGTGAAATCACTCTATACTGGCATCCGTGCAAGCTCTGACAGTTCGCGAATGAAAACAGTACATAAAAAAACGCGATTTTTCCCATCAAGTGCTTCCGAGAGTGCAATAAAAAGTTCACTGAAGTGAAGATTCATGCAAGCAGCAGGAAAGCAACCTCAAACCCGGAACCAGAGAAGGAAGACCATTCGTCATTTTTAGGCAGTGTGCAGCGGAAGAGTCGGTCCCTAATCACGTCATCGATTTCGGCAAAGCGGAAGTTCCCCGAAGGACTAGAGTCCATGTTGCGTGTGAATTGTTGGTCGTCCGATGACAGCAGCAAGGCTCGGAGAGGCCACACGCTGCGAGATTCATCGCTTGCGCTAGATGTCGGTGCACTAATCATTCGGTAAGTCCACTTGTTACCCATCATttttggtgccgtgaccaggattatTGGTCAATCCCGTCCCCGACCGCGTGAGTGGAAATACCTAACCTCACCGTTGCCCGCATTCGCATAAATTACATTGTATTGAAACGCCCGTGTGTGAGAGCAAGAACAAAAACTCTTGTGTAAGAGTTCTCCCGTGTGTGTGATAAGTGAACTATCGTGGGTGAATTACAGTGTCGCTCAAAATTATTGGTACGGCGAAGAAGTACGAAAGTTAATTGTATACCGAGAAGAGTTTATTCCGAGCCCGATTATATGCATTCCCGTTGATGGATTTTATCCTTTCCCCGCGCCGCCGTTACGTTTAATCGAATTTAATTCCGAGCCGAAAGTTACTTGCTGGTAAATTTGATGACCCATTCCCGTTCTTTGACTGAACATTCGTTACCCGCGCATGAAGTTAGCTGCTGCGAATGTATAAAAATCCACAGTGGTTCTAAATTGCTTTATGAGGAAGATGTAATTTGAGTTTTCGGTGATATTATTGTGAATCGCATACCCGTTTATTTGTACCGCTGCGTTCCCGCTTTCCCGTTGCTGGATTTTACCCGTCGCCGCACCCCCCTTGGGCGTAATTGGATTTGAGTGCTGGTGGAATTTATAACCCGCTCCTGTTCTTTGGCTGGACTGGACACTTGACACTCGCGCAAGAGTTAACTGCTGTTTccgaatttaaaaatacaaggCCTCATTTCAAGAGGTACAAGGTGAGTACCTCTCCaattcgttaaaatccgtttttGCGGTACTTCCTGGGTCTTCTTTGATCTTTCAGTCTCTGTATGCCTGATCGACTGGCGATGGCGTCGAAGAGTTCGACGGTTCCCGACGAGAAGCGGTTGAAGGCGAAGGAGACCAAGCGGAAGAATTTGGTCGATTCATTGAAGCGGATCGAACGGTTTCTCCATGACTACGTTCCCGAACAACACCTGCACGAGGTGCCTCTTCGATTGGAACGGTTGGAGAAAGTATGGGAATCGTACGAGGTAGTTCAGGAAGAACTAGAAGAGCTAGATGATTCGGAAGATGCTGCACAGAAAAATTTGGAGATGAGAGCCCAAGTTGAGGAACTTTATTTACGTGTCAAGGCCGGACTAGCTTCGAAGATACCGTCGCCACCACCCACCCCTGCTATTGCGGGATTCCCTGCCGCGCCTGCTGCTCAACCCGTCTTCGCCAACATAAAGCTTCCGGCGATTTCGCTTCCGGAGTTCGATGGAGATTTCAACAACTGGTTGACTTTCCATGACACGTTTGTCTCGATGATCCATTCATCGACGGAGATTCCGCATGTTCAGAAGTTTCACTACCTCCGTGCGGCTCTGAAGGGGGAGGCAGCAAACTTAGTTCAGTCTATTTCGATTACTGCTAATAATTATGCTGTCGCTTGGCAGACTTTGGTGAACCGTTACTCAAATAAAGCTATTCTTCGCAAAAAACACATCCGGGCTTTATTAAAGCATCCAAAAATCTCCAGCCATAGTGTCGAGTCGCTACACAAGATTGTGGATGAATTCCAACGTCATACGAAGGTTCTGGAGCAGCTCGGTGAGCCAGTCGATCAATTTAGTTCGATTCTGATCGAGTTACTGGAGGATAAGTTAGACGACGCTTCACTCACCGCTTGGGAGGAATCAATCGCAGCTGATCAGCAACCCACCTACGCTAAAATGGTTGATTTTCTCCAGAAGCGGGCCCGTGTTCTAGAAACGATTTCGATCAACCGGCCGCAGCATTCCGGTTCCAAAAATCCCAGTTTTCCTCCTCCTAAGAAGCCAAATCAGCCCAGATTGAGTTCCAACGCTGCCAATACAGTCCCAGGAAGAATCTACCCGTTATGCCCCGCCTGCGGGAAGCAGAAGCACTCCATTTTTGATTGCTCAGTCTTCAACGGTCTAGATACGGAAGGCCGTTTAAAGGTGGTCTCGGATAAAAAGCTCTGCAGCAATTGTTTCCGCAGCGACCACTTCGCCCGCAACTGTCGTTCGAATTATTCATGCAAGCATTGTTCCAAACGACATCACTCCATGATCCATCCTGGACCATTTGAGGCCACCAGGGGTGGACCCGAAAATAAACCCACGAATAATCCCGAAGGTTCCGGGTCTAGCTTAGTGACAGCTGTAGCAGCCCTGCCAACCCCCGAAGTCGTAACAACGTTGAAGGTATCCAACGCCAGCGTTCTCCTCACTACTGTGGTATTGATAGTAGTCGACGCTTACGGTCAAGAACACATCGCCCGCGCCCTGTTAGATACAGGTTCTCAACCCAACGCCATGAGCGAACGCCTTTGTCAGATGCTTCACCTTCCACGTAAAATCGCTAACGTTGCGATAGCCGGTGTAGATAGTACCGTCACTAATGCAAAATATGAAGTGCGTGCAGAGATCCGATCCCGTGTAGCAGAGTTCAGCGACACTTTAGACTTCTTAGTACTCCGTAAGGTGACCAGAGATACCCCGTCTTCCTCGTTCCCCACTGTACAGTGGAAACTTCCCGAAAGTTTTTCACTCGCTGATCCTGACTTCAACACGTCCCGAagagttgatatgatcatcgGCGCTGCtcacttttattcatatttGCGGGACGGACGGTTCCGTCTGCCTAGTCAAGGTCCAATGCTCGTTGAGACAGTGTTTGGTTGGATAGtgactggaaagttcgaaaatcTGTCTGGTATGAGCTCTCGACCAACAGTAACTTGTCATGCGGCGACAGTTACATCGCTTAGCGAGCAGCTAGAGCGATTCTGGCGAGTTGAGGAGGTTCAAGGTCCGAATTATTCCGTGGATGAGCAGCAGTGCGAAGATTATTACCGGGAAACCGTCTCCCGAGACCCGACTGGTCGGTACGTTGTTCGCATGCCGAAGCATCCCGAACACGATCAAATGATTGGGCAGTCAAAGCCAACAGCGCTGCGTAGATTCAGGTGGCTTGAGCAGAAACTGTTGAAGGACGAGAATCTGAGGACTCAATACCACGAGTTTATGCGTGAATATGTTTCTCTGGGCCAGATGGCACCCGTACAAGAGGACGAAGAGGACGTCCCGAATGCGTGTTACCTTCCACATCATCCTGTAGTAAAGGAGTCGAGCTCAACCACAAAAATTCGAGTGGTTTTCGACGGATCAGCGAAGACTACTTCTGGCCATTCGTTGAACGATTCGCTACTGGTTGGACCTGTAGTTCAGGACGAGCTTCTTACTCTAATCCTCCGTTTCCGAAAATTTCCCGTTGCGCTAGTGGCAGACGTAGAAAAGATGTATCGTCAAGTCTCGATGCATCCATTAGACCGACCTCTACAGCGAATTTTGTGGCGATTCGACAGTTCCCAGCCGATTCAGACATACGAACTCGGCACTGTTACTTATGGCCTCGCTCCGTCCTCATTTCTGGCGACGCGGACACTGTtgcagctcgtcggagatgaaGGTACCCCGTTCCCGAAAGCAAGTACAGCAGTCAAGAAGCATATCTATGTGGACGATCTCATCTCAGGTgatgacagcattgaagacgcAATCCAGCTCCGTGACGAACTATCAGAACTGCTTCAAAAGGGTGGATTCCGATTCCGCAAATGGTGCTCCAACTCACTCCCGGTATTGGCCGGACTTTCTCCCGAACTCCTTGGGACACAATCGTCGCTGAAGTTTGATCCTGAAGAAAGCGTGAAGACTCTTGGTATACGCTGGGAACCCGAAGCCGATGTGTTCCGGTTTGATGTATCCGTTGTCCTGAAAGATCAGTTACCGACCAAACGCAGCATCCTGTCCGCCATCGCCCAACTTTACGATCCTCTCGGAATCATCGCACCCGTCGTCGTGCAAGCAAAAATACTGATGCAGCATCTCTGGTTGCTGGCGTTGGACTGGGACGATGAGGTATCACCTGATCTTCAACAAAAATGGGCTCGATTCTGTGAGCAGCTCCCTCATCTCTCGAACTTCCGTATAGAAAGATTTGCGTTCACCGCTCGATATGCCACAGCGGAAATACACTGCTTTGCAGATGCGTCAGAGTCAGCTTACGGCGCTTGCATATACGTTCGCTCCGAAACCGCTGATGGACTCGTGCAAGTGAATCTCCTCGCTTCGAAATCAAGAGTAGCTCCTCTGAAACCCCTCAGCATTCCGCGCCTTGAATTGTGCGCCGCACTCCTCGCTTCTCGGCTGTATGAGAAAATCCTCAACGCCCTCGATATGAGTTTCTCCGCCAGTTTCTTTTGGTCCGATTCAACTGTTGTCCTCCAGTGGATGAAAGCTCCCCCGCGGACGTGGAAGACGTTCGTGGCGAATCGTATTGCAGAAATTCAAGCCACCACTAATGGATCCAACTGGCAACACGTCTCTGGCCACGAAAATCCGGCAGATATGGTTTCGCGCGGGGTCTCCGCCGAGGAACTAATCAACAGTGAGCTGTGGAAGCACGGTCCGAGCTGGTTGCGTGAAGAAAAATCTAGCTGGCCCTCCCGAAACGTTCCCGAAGAAGAATTTACCGCCAAGGAGTTAGAGTTAAAGCAGAATACGATTCTGAACACCCAAGTTCTACCACCAAATTCACTATTCGAGCAGTTTTCGTCCTACTCCGCTCTCATTCGGGCGGTATCATATTGTTTTCGCTTCACACACAACACCCGCAATAGAGGACGACGGATTTCCAGCAGAGTTCTTTCGGTTGCCGAAATGCGAAAGTCAAAGGTAGCAGTCGTGAAGCTCGTTCAAGCTGAGGCGTTTCCCGAAGACCGGCAGCGCTTGAAGAGAGGACATACTGTATCCTCCAAATCTCCACTTCGTTTGTTGAATCCGTTTCTCGACAACGAGGGCCTAGTTCGTGTTGGTGGTCGGTTAAATTTATCCGATGCTCCCTACGACGTGAAGCACCAGATCGTCGTTCCTGGTTTCCACCCGTTCACTCAACTCCTCCTGAAGCACCATCATCGCAAGCTGGTACATGGCGGAATCACGATGACTCTCTCAGTCGTCCGCGACGAATTCTGGCCGCTGAACGGCAGAAAAGCAGTCCGGAGTGCCATCCGGAAGTGCTACGAGTGTTGCAGAGCAAACCCCAAACCCATTCAACAACCGATTGGACAATTGCCAGTCGCTCGAGTGACCGCAAATGAAGCATTCGCCTGTACTGGCGTTGATTATTGTGGTCCCATCTACCTTAAACCGATTCATCGTAGAACCGCCGCCCGCAAATCATACATCTGTGTCTTCGTGTGCCTGAGCACGAAAGCggtgcacttggagctggtgaGTGACCTGAGTACGGCTGCGT from Toxorhynchites rutilus septentrionalis strain SRP chromosome 3, ASM2978413v1, whole genome shotgun sequence encodes:
- the LOC129772906 gene encoding uncharacterized protein LOC129772906, with amino-acid sequence MRVDYKRQMTFIPIIDLETLVAAGQKLDALNFSAYNKVFGPEKSVQAVEGGPNVKNKKKFSQQQTSGQVALAQHQQYSQGRSNRNSAPHSLNSPPHPKPYPNSNIKNNSILQPVQKTAKPIIDSQTAGPSAPRPQLTLEELCFRECNKKFTEVKIHASSRKATSNPEPEKEDHSSFLGSVQRKSRSLITSSISAKRKFPEGLESMLRVNCWSSDDSSKARRGHTLRDSSLALDVGALIIRLCMPDRLAMASKSSTVPDEKRLKAKETKRKNLVDSLKRIERFLHDYVPEQHLHEVPLRLERLEKVWESYEVVQEELEELDDSEDAAQKNLEMRAQVEELYLRVKAGLASKIPSPPPTPAIAGFPAAPAAQPVFANIKLPAISLPEFDGDFNNWLTFHDTFVSMIHSSTEIPHVQKFHYLRAALKGEAANLVQSISITANNYAVAWQTLVNRYSNKAILRKKHIRALLKHPKISSHSVESLHKIVDEFQRHTKVLEQLGEPVDQFSSILIELLEDKLDDASLTAWEESIAADQQPTYAKMVDFLQKRARVLETISINRPQHSGSKNPSFPPPKKPNQPRLSSNAANTVPGRIYPLCPACGKQKHSIFDCSVFNGLDTEGRLKVVSDKKLCSNCFRSDHFARNCRSNYSCKHCSKRHHSMIHPGPFEATRGGPENKPTNNPEGSGSSLVTAVAALPTPEVVTTLKVSNASVLLTTVVLIVVDAYGQEHIARALLDTGSQPNAMSERLCQMLHLPRKIANVAIAGVDSTVTNAKYEVRAEIRSRVAEFSDTLDFLVLRKVTRDTPSSSFPTVQWKLPESFSLADPDFNTSRRVDMIIGAAHFYSYLRDGRFRLPSQGPMLVETVFGWIVTGKFENLSGMSSRPTVTCHAATVTSLSEQLERFWRVEEVQGPNYSVDEQQCEDYYRETVSRDPTGRYVVRMPKHPEHDQMIGQSKPTALRRFRWLEQKLLKDENLRTQYHEFMREYVSLGQMAPVQEDEEDVPNACYLPHHPVVKESSSTTKIRVVFDGSAKTTSGHSLNDSLLVGPVVQDELLTLILRFRKFPVALVADVEKMYRQVSMHPLDRPLQRILWRFDSSQPIQTYELGTVTYGLAPSSFLATRTLLQLVGDEGTPFPKASTAVKKHIYVDDLISGDDSIEDAIQLRDELSELLQKGGFRFRKWCSNSLPVLAGLSPELLGTQSSLKFDPEESVKTLGIRWEPEADVFRFDVSVVLKDQLPTKRSILSAIAQLYDPLGIIAPVVVQAKILMQHLWLLALDWDDEVSPDLQQKWARFCEQLPHLSNFRIERFAFTARYATAEIHCFADASESAYGACIYVRSETADGLVQVNLLASKSRVAPLKPLSIPRLELCAALLASRLYEKILNALDMSFSASFFWSDSTVVLQWMKAPPRTWKTFVANRIAEIQATTNGSNWQHVSGHENPADMVSRGVSAEELINSELWKHGPSWLREEKSSWPSRNVPEEEFTAKELELKQNTILNTQVLPPNSLFEQFSSYSALIRAVSYCFRFTHNTRNRGRRISSRVLSVAEMRKSKVAVVKLVQAEAFPEDRQRLKRGHTVSSKSPLRLLNPFLDNEGLVRVGGRLNLSDAPYDVKHQIVVPGFHPFTQLLLKHHHRKLVHGGITMTLSVVRDEFWPLNGRKAVRSAIRKCYECCRANPKPIQQPIGQLPVARVTANEAFACTGVDYCGPIYLKPIHRRTAARKSYICVFVCLSTKAVHLELVSDLSTAAFLMALDRFVGRHTSPQHIYSDNGTNFVGAKNALHEIYTMLQSGTEVDRISNHLAEDNIQWHLIPPRAPNFGGLWEAAVKVAKVHLARQLGSSLLSFEELTTVLVRIERAMNSRPLQPLSSDPNDIAVLTPAHFLGRNINRSPLEVDVRDVPLNRLTQYQKLQKHVQNFWYRWRNEYMKELNMLYKINPKDHKLNVGDIVIIKDDALPSVRWPLARIIELHPGPDGVTRVVTLRTPNGVFKRACFRECNKKFTEVKIHASSRKATSNPEPEKEDHSSFLGSVQRKSRSLITSSISAKRKFPEGLESMLRVNCWSSDDSSKARRGHTLRDSSLALDVGALIIRGSNFTLISENLFSKLRHKKLSRVEISALQSASGDFLQVLGRAYLPFLFNDDTKIIPTLVVANLSLNCICGMDFWNKFQIHPTMLRDSSNNENEVVASIHLPSSESVLTSEEIREIEDVKKLFLAAKEGQLTLTSLA